A single region of the Fibrobacter sp. UWP2 genome encodes:
- the rplM gene encoding 50S ribosomal protein L13, with product MRTITVNPKTVSRKWKLVDAADKPMGRVASEVARLLMGKHKAIFSPNVDTGDFVVVINADKVVVTGNKELQKQYFHHTGHIAGERWINFADLKAKDPTAPLTAAIWGMLPHSALGHKMVKKLKIFAGAEHPYAAQNPEVVDL from the coding sequence GTGGAAGCTTGTGGACGCAGCCGACAAGCCGATGGGTCGCGTTGCAAGTGAAGTTGCTCGCCTCCTCATGGGCAAGCACAAGGCTATCTTCTCTCCCAACGTGGACACGGGTGACTTCGTTGTCGTGATCAACGCCGACAAGGTTGTCGTTACCGGCAACAAGGAACTGCAGAAGCAGTACTTCCACCACACTGGCCACATCGCTGGCGAACGCTGGATCAACTTTGCCGATCTCAAGGCTAAGGACCCGACGGCTCCGCTGACTGCCGCTATCTGGGGCATGCTCCCGCACAGCGCTCTCGGCCACAAGATGGTCAAGAAACTCAAAATCTTTGCCGGCGCGGAACATCCGTACGCGGCTCAGAATCCCGAAGTCGTAGACCTTTAA
- the rpsI gene encoding 30S ribosomal protein S9, with protein MATAKNKKIYRGTGRRKNAIAAVILKPGSGKRTINGRDFKDYFHSEVQNMIANLPFAILGNAEEWDVEVTARGGGIAGQMGAVRLGISRALVANDAEVKPALKKEGLMTRDSRAVERKKFGRKKARKHFQFSKR; from the coding sequence ATGGCTACCGCAAAAAATAAGAAGATCTACCGCGGCACTGGTCGTCGCAAGAACGCCATCGCCGCCGTAATCCTGAAGCCGGGTTCCGGCAAGCGCACTATCAATGGTCGTGATTTTAAAGATTACTTCCACTCTGAAGTGCAGAACATGATTGCCAATCTTCCGTTCGCCATCCTTGGCAACGCCGAAGAATGGGACGTCGAAGTTACCGCTCGTGGCGGTGGCATCGCCGGCCAGATGGGCGCCGTCCGTCTCGGCATTTCCCGCGCACTGGTTGCAAACGACGCCGAAGTCAAGCCCGCCCTCAAGAAGGAAGGCCTCATGACTCGCGACTCTCGTGCCGTTGAACGTAAGAAGTTCGGCCGCAAGAAGGCTCGTAAGCACTTCCAGTTCAGCAAGCGCTAA
- a CDS encoding mechanosensitive ion channel family protein produces MQHLNIFFDWLAAQHAVVQRLFAIFAIIAITFGLLRLLKFTLNHVVKKGMDESAKPLVYSLFSYALYVVALLAILKALDVNTAGIVTMVGAASLAVGLAIKDMLSNIAAGILLLLLKPFKAKDYIECGKIKGIILGVGLFNTTLKTIDGLFVSAPNSKLWEEPIVNFSRNHLRRLEITTGIDYADSADKAIAILQDLVKGDPLFFKEPEPQFFVSSLQDSSVNVTFRAWIKTNDYWDAKWKYTALVKERFTAAGIGIPFPQRTVHIVHETIKGAPSDTANYTREASGMSTPSEQGQPNF; encoded by the coding sequence ATGCAACACCTGAACATCTTTTTTGACTGGCTCGCCGCACAGCACGCCGTCGTGCAGCGGCTTTTCGCCATTTTTGCCATCATCGCCATAACCTTCGGGCTCCTGCGGCTGCTCAAGTTCACCCTGAACCATGTCGTAAAGAAGGGCATGGACGAATCGGCGAAGCCGCTCGTCTATTCGCTTTTCTCGTACGCCCTCTACGTCGTCGCGCTCCTCGCCATACTGAAGGCGCTCGACGTCAACACCGCAGGGATCGTCACCATGGTAGGCGCAGCAAGCCTTGCCGTGGGCCTTGCCATCAAGGACATGCTCAGCAACATCGCGGCAGGCATTCTGCTTTTGCTCCTCAAGCCCTTCAAGGCGAAGGACTACATCGAGTGCGGCAAAATCAAGGGGATCATCCTGGGCGTGGGGCTGTTCAACACCACGCTCAAAACCATCGACGGGCTTTTTGTCTCGGCGCCCAACAGCAAGCTCTGGGAGGAGCCCATCGTGAACTTCAGCCGCAACCATTTGCGCAGGCTCGAAATCACCACCGGGATCGACTACGCCGACTCCGCCGACAAGGCAATCGCCATACTGCAGGACCTCGTCAAGGGCGACCCGCTGTTCTTCAAGGAACCTGAACCGCAGTTCTTTGTGTCGAGTCTCCAGGACAGTTCTGTGAACGTGACTTTCCGCGCCTGGATAAAGACCAACGACTACTGGGACGCCAAGTGGAAATACACGGCGCTCGTCAAGGAACGTTTTACCGCCGCGGGAATCGGCATCCCCTTCCCCCAAAGGACCGTGCACATCGTTCACGAGACCATCAAGGGAGCCCCGAGCGACACGGCGAACTATACCAGGGAGGCCTCGGGTATGTCGACGCCCTCCGAACAAGGCCAACCGAATTTTTGA
- the rpsB gene encoding 30S ribosomal protein S2, whose product MANLPSVEDLLAAGSHFGHQTQRWNPKMKPYILAEKNGIYVLNLSKTRDLLEEAAKAAAKISESGKTVLFVGTKPTARQCVLDAAAACNQFSVTNRWLGGMLTNFQTVRKSIKKIDKIDTMEQDGTFQALSKKEVLDKNRERAKLLDVFGGIREMVNLPGLLVVTDLAHEKIAVAEARRLHIPIIGICDTNVDPTLVDYPIPANDDAVKSLKLIVDYIAANVKSRTVDKKESKEEPKKFDNGEEEK is encoded by the coding sequence ATGGCTAATTTGCCTTCTGTTGAAGACCTGCTTGCTGCAGGCTCCCACTTTGGCCACCAGACCCAGCGCTGGAACCCGAAAATGAAACCCTACATCTTGGCCGAGAAGAACGGTATCTACGTTCTCAACCTCTCCAAGACTCGTGACCTCCTCGAAGAAGCCGCCAAGGCCGCTGCCAAGATCTCCGAATCTGGCAAGACCGTGCTCTTCGTCGGTACCAAGCCGACCGCCCGTCAGTGCGTCCTGGATGCAGCCGCTGCTTGCAACCAGTTCTCCGTGACCAACCGCTGGCTCGGTGGCATGCTCACGAACTTCCAGACCGTCCGCAAGTCCATCAAGAAGATCGACAAGATCGACACCATGGAACAGGATGGTACTTTCCAGGCTCTTTCCAAGAAGGAAGTGCTCGACAAGAACCGCGAACGCGCCAAGCTCCTTGACGTGTTCGGTGGCATTCGCGAAATGGTGAACCTCCCGGGTCTTTTGGTCGTGACCGACCTCGCCCACGAAAAGATCGCCGTCGCCGAAGCCCGTCGCCTGCACATTCCTATCATTGGCATTTGCGACACGAACGTCGACCCGACTCTCGTGGATTACCCGATTCCGGCCAACGATGACGCCGTGAAGTCCCTCAAGCTCATTGTGGACTACATTGCCGCCAACGTCAAGTCCCGTACTGTTGACAAGAAGGAATCCAAGGAAGAACCGAAGAAGTTCGACAACGGCGAGGAAGAAAAGTAA
- the tsf gene encoding translation elongation factor Ts, with protein MQITASLVNELRQKTGVGMMQCKKVLVETDGDMDKAVELLRKQGAAVAAKRADKAAAEGRIYLVETADRAAAFELSCETEPVSNNDDFVALANLAVKAVETQDISSVDALKNAVVDGVKIADRLADVLVKIQENIDFRKFAEIKKAPNSVFGIYSHMKGKIGVITELAFEGSADEAALKAAAKDIAMQAAAFAPVALNDASVPAETIEKEKEIAKAQIENAAKESGKVTKPEFVQRQIDGRVAKVLKEIVLEDQEFFMAEKNPKKLSVKDYLQEVVAKQLGLSSLKVVNFVRFERGK; from the coding sequence ATGCAGATAACCGCTTCTCTCGTTAACGAACTTCGCCAAAAGACCGGCGTGGGCATGATGCAGTGCAAGAAGGTCCTCGTCGAAACCGATGGCGACATGGACAAAGCTGTGGAACTCCTCCGCAAGCAGGGTGCCGCCGTCGCCGCCAAGCGTGCCGACAAGGCCGCTGCCGAAGGCCGCATTTACCTGGTCGAGACCGCCGACAGGGCTGCCGCGTTCGAACTCTCTTGCGAGACCGAACCGGTGTCCAACAACGACGACTTCGTGGCTCTCGCGAATCTCGCCGTCAAGGCCGTTGAAACCCAGGACATCTCTTCTGTCGACGCCCTCAAGAACGCTGTCGTCGACGGCGTGAAGATTGCCGACCGTCTCGCTGACGTGCTCGTGAAGATTCAGGAGAACATTGACTTCCGCAAGTTCGCCGAAATCAAGAAGGCTCCGAATTCCGTGTTCGGCATCTACAGCCACATGAAGGGCAAGATCGGCGTGATTACCGAACTCGCCTTCGAAGGCTCCGCCGACGAGGCCGCTCTCAAGGCTGCCGCCAAGGACATCGCCATGCAGGCCGCCGCTTTTGCTCCGGTCGCCCTGAATGACGCTTCCGTTCCTGCCGAGACCATCGAAAAGGAAAAGGAAATCGCCAAGGCCCAGATCGAGAACGCCGCCAAGGAATCCGGCAAGGTTACCAAGCCGGAATTCGTGCAGCGCCAGATCGATGGCCGTGTCGCGAAGGTCCTCAAGGAAATCGTGCTCGAAGATCAGGAATTCTTCATGGCTGAAAAGAACCCGAAGAAGCTCTCTGTCAAGGACTACCTCCAGGAAGTCGTGGCAAAGCAGCTTGGCCTCTCCAGCTTGAAGGTCGTGAACTTCGTCCGCTTTGAACGCGGCAAGTAA
- the pyrH gene encoding UMP kinase — MAKFKRILLKLSGEALAGAAGHGIDNVILSDMAGEIASIVRQGVQVALVIGGGNLVRGISASAGGMNRAQGDAMGMLGTVMNGLAMQDALDKQGIDSVVMSAIRMEPVCEFFDRRKALKLLSAGSVVIFSAGTGNPFFTTDSCAALRAIESECNVIMKATKVDGIYTADPVKDPSATRFDDISYQEVISRGLKVMDTAAVALCMENNMPIFVFKMEKGNLTKAAVEGNLGTLVHT, encoded by the coding sequence ATGGCAAAGTTTAAGAGAATTTTGCTCAAGCTCAGTGGCGAGGCCTTGGCCGGCGCCGCGGGGCATGGAATCGATAACGTTATTTTGAGCGACATGGCGGGTGAGATTGCCTCCATTGTCCGCCAGGGTGTCCAGGTCGCCTTGGTCATTGGCGGTGGTAACCTGGTTCGCGGCATTTCGGCGTCGGCGGGCGGCATGAACCGCGCCCAGGGCGATGCCATGGGGATGCTCGGGACCGTGATGAATGGACTGGCTATGCAGGACGCCCTCGACAAGCAGGGAATCGACAGCGTGGTGATGAGCGCCATCCGCATGGAACCCGTCTGCGAGTTCTTTGACCGTCGCAAGGCGCTCAAGCTGCTCTCGGCCGGCTCTGTGGTGATTTTCTCCGCCGGCACCGGCAACCCGTTCTTTACGACCGATAGCTGCGCGGCGCTGCGCGCCATCGAAAGCGAATGCAACGTCATTATGAAGGCCACCAAGGTGGACGGCATCTACACCGCCGACCCGGTTAAGGATCCGAGCGCCACACGTTTTGACGACATCAGCTACCAGGAAGTCATCAGTCGCGGGCTCAAGGTGATGGACACCGCGGCGGTTGCCCTCTGCATGGAAAACAATATGCCCATTTTCGTGTTCAAGATGGAAAAGGGCAACTTGACGAAGGCTGCCGTTGAAGGTAATTTAGGAACATTGGTACACACTTAG
- the frr gene encoding ribosome recycling factor, giving the protein MAAEYEQKMDKAIEATEREFSKIRAGQASPAILNDVRVDYYGTPTPISQVAKISVPEPRMLLVSPWEKTLVDPIDKAILAANIGVTPMKDGNCIRVTLPILTQERRQELAKVVRKHAEEGRVAIRNIRRDANDALKKNKDLPEDEVKKQQDEIQKTTDKYIAKIDALLAEKEADLLKV; this is encoded by the coding sequence ATGGCTGCAGAATACGAACAGAAAATGGACAAGGCTATCGAGGCCACCGAACGTGAATTCTCCAAGATTCGCGCAGGGCAGGCTAGCCCCGCTATTTTGAACGATGTGCGCGTGGATTACTACGGCACCCCGACCCCGATTTCGCAGGTGGCGAAGATCTCGGTCCCGGAACCGCGCATGCTGCTGGTCTCCCCGTGGGAAAAGACCTTGGTGGACCCGATTGACAAGGCCATCCTCGCCGCGAACATCGGCGTGACCCCCATGAAGGACGGCAACTGCATCCGCGTGACGCTCCCGATCCTTACGCAGGAACGCCGCCAGGAACTTGCCAAGGTCGTGCGCAAGCATGCCGAAGAAGGCCGTGTGGCTATCCGCAACATCCGTCGCGACGCGAACGACGCCCTCAAGAAGAACAAGGACCTGCCCGAAGACGAAGTCAAAAAACAGCAGGACGAAATCCAGAAGACGACCGACAAGTACATCGCGAAGATTGACGCCCTCCTCGCCGAGAAGGAAGCGGACCTCCTCAAAGTCTAG
- a CDS encoding isoprenyl transferase: MANQLRHIAIIMDGNGRWARNRGLERFLGHRKGTQATIDAVEVGVNLKLEHMTLYVFSSENWGRPSKEVDYLMGLLIEMVIKEIPDLMEKNVKLIVIGDMNRIPEKPRAKLQEAIDVTANNTGMQLNLAISYGARQEIVHAVKAIAADVAAGKIKVDDIDENVFARNLYLKGAPDPDLIIRTGGEFRLSNYLLWQAAYSEFYVTDTLWPDFTKEEFMKAVEFYKTRQRRFGKVLDE; the protein is encoded by the coding sequence ATGGCAAATCAGCTGCGACACATCGCCATCATTATGGACGGCAACGGGCGCTGGGCCAGGAACCGCGGCCTGGAGCGCTTTTTGGGTCACCGCAAGGGGACCCAGGCGACCATCGATGCCGTCGAGGTGGGGGTGAACCTCAAGCTTGAACACATGACGCTCTATGTGTTCAGTTCCGAGAACTGGGGCCGCCCCTCCAAGGAAGTGGACTACCTCATGGGCCTTCTCATCGAGATGGTCATCAAGGAAATCCCGGACCTCATGGAAAAGAACGTGAAGCTCATCGTGATTGGCGACATGAATCGCATTCCCGAGAAGCCCCGCGCCAAGCTCCAGGAGGCCATCGACGTTACGGCGAACAATACCGGTATGCAGTTGAACCTAGCCATTTCGTATGGCGCGCGTCAAGAGATTGTCCATGCAGTCAAGGCCATTGCCGCCGATGTGGCCGCGGGCAAAATCAAGGTGGACGACATTGACGAGAATGTGTTCGCGAGGAACCTCTACCTCAAGGGAGCGCCTGATCCGGATCTCATCATTCGCACGGGCGGCGAATTCAGACTCTCGAACTACCTGCTGTGGCAGGCTGCCTACAGCGAGTTCTATGTGACCGATACGCTGTGGCCCGACTTTACCAAGGAAGAATTTATGAAGGCGGTGGAGTTCTACAAGACTCGTCAACGCCGTTTTGGGAAGGTGCTCGATGAATAA
- a CDS encoding phosphatidate cytidylyltransferase → MNNLTQRILTAVIAIPLVFFLLWFCDYSRIGLMCFLAGVAAWEWAKMASKMYKGPDVRFLSFASAFALTLAWTLSKGGYFELPAVPYVVGMTFLVIFAVYIAAAYKKVEIDHLFPWLVMQLGAPLYIGLWGGMNVLMMGNGQGFEHCYPFILVMTSMWLCDTVAYFFGKFAAGKGPFGRHPFAPSISPKKTWEGSIAGSIATIAWVAYWVKCSAALSSFNINFNWGVAIAIGVLLTVAGQAGDLLMSALKRWSGTKDSGNLFVGHGGVLDRCDSFYLAAPALYLVLDFLKQIA, encoded by the coding sequence ATGAATAATTTGACGCAACGCATTTTGACCGCGGTGATCGCGATTCCGCTGGTATTTTTCCTGCTTTGGTTCTGCGACTACAGCCGTATTGGCCTCATGTGCTTTCTTGCGGGCGTTGCTGCCTGGGAATGGGCCAAGATGGCTTCCAAGATGTACAAGGGCCCTGACGTGCGGTTCCTTTCGTTTGCCTCCGCTTTTGCACTCACGCTTGCGTGGACTCTTTCGAAGGGCGGCTACTTCGAGCTGCCCGCGGTGCCGTATGTGGTGGGCATGACGTTCCTCGTGATTTTTGCAGTCTATATCGCTGCGGCCTACAAGAAGGTGGAAATTGACCACTTGTTCCCGTGGCTCGTGATGCAGCTTGGTGCCCCGCTCTATATCGGGCTCTGGGGTGGCATGAACGTGCTCATGATGGGCAACGGCCAGGGTTTTGAACACTGCTATCCGTTTATCCTCGTGATGACATCCATGTGGCTCTGTGACACGGTGGCGTATTTCTTCGGAAAGTTTGCGGCAGGCAAGGGCCCCTTCGGGAGGCACCCGTTTGCCCCGAGCATCAGCCCCAAGAAGACTTGGGAAGGCAGCATCGCGGGTTCCATCGCGACTATCGCGTGGGTGGCCTACTGGGTCAAGTGCAGTGCGGCTCTCTCCAGCTTCAATATCAATTTCAACTGGGGTGTAGCCATTGCAATCGGCGTGCTGCTCACTGTCGCGGGCCAGGCGGGCGACCTTTTGATGAGCGCCCTTAAGCGTTGGAGCGGCACGAAGGATTCCGGTAACTTGTTCGTGGGTCACGGAGGCGTGCTTGACCGCTGCGATTCCTTCTACCTCGCGGCTCCCGCACTCTACCTGGTGCTCGATTTCCTCAAACAGATCGCATAA
- a CDS encoding histidine phosphatase family protein, protein MMRASTLAIFTAGALIACNDSGSSSTDVIQAEIESSAADLDISDSDKLFGGSSAQDSPEGSSAAMSSSSLPVSSSSGHSSPAYSSYSDPVAESSSSEELLPESSSFAGSSSSAPHVAAEIPLDKDGFATVADVYKSLAPDEKAVFVIRHSEREDAVTIETELTANGVKMAQDLGATLKSDEEFSYITSGFVRTNETANNISKGRGEASLPKLITNYDITGNWFLKISADELAQYATNLGMQGSSVELMAHWAYGDPYPDALYELEPRAQEFMQSVILKNLPKWKRVSIMVSHDIFVMPLAVFGSEGKVALKYYEDYHWINYIAGLAVIIDGQNNLRYVPVKGADSGVIDYLAIYMAEHGYGGYKK, encoded by the coding sequence ATGATGCGAGCCTCCACTCTTGCCATCTTCACTGCAGGCGCACTCATCGCCTGCAACGATTCGGGCTCGTCGTCTACCGATGTTATACAAGCCGAAATTGAATCAAGCGCAGCCGACCTTGACATTTCTGACTCCGATAAATTGTTTGGGGGGTCATCTGCGCAAGATTCACCGGAAGGGTCGTCGGCCGCCATGTCGTCTTCCTCCCTTCCGGTTTCTTCTTCCAGCGGGCATTCCTCTCCCGCTTATTCTTCGTATTCTGACCCGGTGGCAGAATCCTCTTCATCGGAGGAGCTCCTTCCGGAATCCTCGAGTTTCGCAGGTTCTTCGAGTTCCGCGCCACACGTAGCCGCAGAAATCCCGCTCGACAAGGACGGCTTCGCGACGGTCGCTGACGTTTACAAGAGCCTCGCTCCCGACGAAAAAGCCGTGTTCGTCATACGTCACTCCGAACGCGAAGACGCCGTGACCATTGAGACGGAACTCACCGCAAATGGCGTGAAGATGGCGCAAGACTTGGGCGCAACGCTCAAGAGCGACGAGGAATTCAGCTACATCACCTCGGGATTCGTGCGCACGAACGAGACCGCGAACAACATATCGAAAGGGCGCGGCGAAGCGAGCCTCCCGAAGCTCATCACAAACTACGACATCACCGGCAACTGGTTCCTGAAAATCTCTGCAGACGAACTGGCACAGTACGCGACAAATCTTGGCATGCAGGGAAGTTCCGTAGAACTCATGGCCCATTGGGCGTACGGCGATCCCTACCCCGACGCACTTTACGAACTTGAGCCACGCGCGCAGGAGTTCATGCAGTCCGTAATTCTCAAGAACCTGCCCAAGTGGAAACGCGTGAGCATCATGGTGTCGCACGATATTTTCGTGATGCCCTTGGCCGTGTTCGGTTCCGAAGGCAAGGTCGCGCTCAAGTACTACGAGGACTATCACTGGATCAACTATATCGCAGGGCTCGCCGTCATCATTGACGGTCAAAACAACCTGCGGTACGTTCCTGTAAAAGGCGCGGATTCAGGAGTTATCGACTATCTCGCCATCTACATGGCGGAACACGGTTACGGCGGTTACAAGAAATAA
- a CDS encoding SUMF1/EgtB/PvdO family nonheme iron enzyme: MRMRFSGVLAASIIAAGVFWSCSESSDGVSVPEGELSSNSFAGDTGSNPGDELSSGGMPAVSSGELPATSSGAEPTSAGSAPSSSTNIAGSSGNVPGSSGGFGPGSSSSTGAGSEFTYVAPATFSDTVNGAVFSMVYVTGGTYTRGCDNCPDQDRIYEAPSHKVTVDAYHIANTEVTIAQWNAVMGGKKNAWESDKAPKIGVSWFDANSFACKLGQLTGHQYRLLTDAEWEFAARGGKDGVADNFKFSGSNSVDDVAWYSENSGGKAHDVATKKPNKLGLYDMSGNSWEWVYDWLVGYTAGEKVNPVQLTGSGNKTRRGGSYGEPAEFARVSRRAIRSRDGAADMGFRLGASTELPPGMLSPCEAANPSAAACEGDKNRDCRLITAADEAWISDDYTVVIGEDGNAAVSGFPNVSGQWYTLNNRSFNVVTKTGTKTYAYYIFSQDEMTMISDDGIPYRLYRRSMSEAKNKVTLTSVSNPKTLAELIAAVEPERLVTDEQLAHPDTSVRDPRIAAASGYTWFFDGRCCGGNHKYRFHLDKSGDAEFVVMDYDDTHHENILAKGRWFTVGNIGLHIVLNGKYFNYLYTAGERTMSYSEYMPAGPIFCHISFQSYERGDFRIFNKTVFDDNIKRPRGFNGENPVYEAGEYQWGS; the protein is encoded by the coding sequence ATGCGCATGCGCTTTTCGGGTGTTTTAGCGGCGTCGATAATCGCCGCTGGGGTGTTCTGGAGCTGCTCGGAATCTTCCGACGGCGTTTCTGTTCCAGAGGGTGAACTCTCTTCCAATTCATTTGCAGGCGATACAGGCAGTAATCCGGGAGACGAACTGTCCTCGGGAGGGATGCCCGCAGTTTCTTCGGGAGAACTGCCCGCGACCTCATCGGGCGCGGAGCCGACAAGCGCAGGCTCGGCGCCCAGCTCGAGCACGAACATTGCAGGCTCGAGCGGGAACGTTCCCGGCAGTTCGGGCGGTTTCGGGCCCGGCAGTTCAAGCAGCACCGGCGCGGGTTCTGAATTTACCTACGTTGCACCGGCCACCTTCTCCGACACCGTAAACGGCGCGGTATTCAGCATGGTGTATGTCACGGGCGGCACGTACACGCGCGGATGCGACAACTGCCCCGATCAAGACAGGATTTACGAGGCTCCTTCGCACAAAGTAACCGTAGATGCCTACCACATTGCGAATACCGAGGTCACCATCGCGCAATGGAACGCGGTAATGGGCGGCAAGAAGAACGCCTGGGAATCGGACAAGGCTCCCAAAATCGGCGTGAGCTGGTTCGACGCAAACAGTTTCGCCTGCAAGCTGGGGCAACTGACCGGCCACCAGTACCGACTTTTGACCGATGCCGAATGGGAATTCGCGGCACGCGGCGGCAAAGACGGCGTTGCCGACAATTTCAAGTTCTCCGGCAGCAACAGCGTCGATGACGTGGCATGGTATTCCGAGAACAGCGGCGGCAAGGCGCACGACGTAGCGACCAAGAAGCCGAACAAACTCGGGCTCTACGACATGAGCGGCAACTCGTGGGAATGGGTCTACGACTGGCTCGTAGGCTATACCGCGGGCGAAAAGGTGAATCCGGTGCAACTCACGGGTAGCGGGAACAAGACGCGCCGCGGCGGGAGTTACGGCGAACCGGCGGAATTCGCGCGGGTGAGCCGTCGCGCCATCCGCAGCCGCGATGGCGCCGCCGATATGGGATTCCGTCTAGGCGCATCAACAGAACTCCCGCCGGGAATGCTCAGCCCCTGCGAAGCAGCGAACCCCTCGGCAGCCGCCTGCGAGGGCGACAAGAATCGCGACTGCCGCCTGATTACCGCAGCCGACGAGGCCTGGATAAGCGATGACTATACCGTCGTCATCGGTGAAGACGGCAACGCTGCAGTATCGGGATTCCCGAACGTGTCGGGGCAGTGGTACACGCTCAACAACCGCAGTTTCAATGTCGTTACCAAAACAGGCACCAAGACATACGCCTACTACATATTCAGCCAAGACGAAATGACCATGATCAGCGACGACGGCATTCCGTACCGCCTGTACCGCCGCTCCATGAGCGAGGCGAAAAACAAGGTCACGCTCACGTCCGTAAGTAACCCGAAAACGCTGGCCGAATTGATCGCCGCGGTAGAACCCGAACGCCTCGTAACCGACGAGCAGCTCGCCCACCCCGACACGAGCGTACGCGACCCGCGCATCGCCGCCGCTAGCGGATACACCTGGTTTTTTGACGGCCGCTGCTGCGGGGGCAACCACAAGTACCGTTTCCACTTGGACAAGAGCGGTGACGCCGAATTCGTGGTGATGGACTACGACGACACGCATCACGAGAACATACTCGCGAAGGGCCGCTGGTTCACCGTCGGGAACATCGGGCTCCACATCGTACTGAACGGCAAATATTTCAATTACCTCTACACCGCGGGCGAACGCACCATGAGCTACAGCGAGTACATGCCGGCAGGGCCCATCTTCTGCCACATCTCGTTCCAGAGTTACGAACGCGGCGACTTCCGCATTTTCAACAAGACCGTATTCGATGACAATATCAAGCGCCCACGCGGATTCAACGGAGAAAACCCGGTGTACGAAGCGGGCGAATACCAGTGGGGTTCATGA
- the dxr gene encoding 1-deoxy-D-xylulose-5-phosphate reductoisomerase, with translation MKNVVLLGATGSIGTSSVDVILQHSDIFNLYAVAANSSVQKVAEIVRKYKVERVCMFDPNAAKELEGILGMKVLAGMEGLCELAADPKADIIINALMGAVGCLPTITAIEHGKHVALANKETMVMAGPVIWDKLAENPKSFITPIDSEHSAIFQCLEGGKRESEVEFLEITASGGPFREWPIEKFEGITVADALNHPVWSMGKKITIDSASMMNKGLEVLEAHFLFHIPYEQIKVVVHPQSMVHSLVQFRDGSLMAQLGAPDMRIPIQVALTWPDRLPLETKRLDLPTLAKLTFFEPDFNKFRCLALAFEAGRRGGIVPSMMNAANEVLVDRFLKGNLKFTDIPKYVEMVMQKAPTVTGRLTLDQVLEADAEARRMTEGFLK, from the coding sequence ATGAAAAACGTCGTCCTTCTCGGTGCCACAGGCTCCATCGGTACGTCCAGCGTCGATGTCATCCTGCAACATTCCGACATTTTTAACTTGTATGCGGTCGCCGCGAACAGTAGCGTGCAGAAGGTTGCCGAAATCGTGCGCAAGTACAAGGTGGAACGCGTGTGCATGTTCGACCCGAACGCCGCGAAGGAACTTGAAGGGATTCTCGGCATGAAGGTCCTCGCCGGCATGGAAGGCCTGTGCGAACTCGCCGCCGACCCGAAGGCCGATATCATCATCAACGCGCTCATGGGTGCGGTGGGCTGCCTCCCGACCATTACCGCCATTGAACACGGCAAGCACGTGGCCCTCGCGAACAAAGAGACGATGGTCATGGCGGGTCCCGTCATTTGGGACAAGCTTGCAGAAAACCCGAAGTCGTTCATTACGCCAATCGATTCCGAACACAGCGCCATCTTCCAGTGCCTCGAAGGCGGCAAGCGCGAAAGCGAAGTTGAATTTTTGGAAATCACCGCTTCTGGAGGCCCCTTCCGCGAATGGCCCATCGAAAAATTCGAGGGCATTACCGTTGCCGACGCCCTGAATCACCCGGTGTGGAGCATGGGCAAGAAGATTACGATCGATTCCGCGTCCATGATGAACAAGGGTCTTGAGGTTTTGGAAGCTCACTTCCTGTTCCACATTCCCTATGAACAAATTAAGGTTGTCGTGCACCCGCAGTCGATGGTGCATTCGTTGGTGCAGTTCCGCGATGGTTCCCTCATGGCACAACTCGGCGCGCCCGATATGCGCATCCCCATCCAGGTGGCGCTCACGTGGCCCGACCGACTGCCGCTCGAGACCAAGCGCCTCGACCTCCCGACGCTTGCAAAGCTCACGTTCTTTGAACCGGACTTTAACAAGTTCCGCTGCCTTGCGCTTGCCTTTGAGGCGGGTCGCCGTGGCGGTATCGTGCCTTCCATGATGAACGCCGCGAACGAGGTGCTCGTGGACCGCTTTCTCAAGGGGAACCTCAAGTTCACCGACATCCCCAAGTATGTGGAGATGGTCATGCAGAAGGCCCCGACTGTGACGGGCCGCTTGACGCTTGATCAGGTTCTCGAAGCCGACGCCGAAGCCCGCCGTATGACGGAAGGCTTTTTGAAGTAA